The following coding sequences are from one Diabrotica virgifera virgifera chromosome 2, PGI_DIABVI_V3a window:
- the LOC114336018 gene encoding V-type proton ATPase subunit B, translated as MASTISARQANREHVLAVSRDFISQPRLTYKTVSGVNGPLVILEDVKFPKFNEIVQLRLSDGSLRSGQVLEVSGSKAVVQVFEGTSGIDAKHTVCEFTGDILRTPVSEDMLGRVFNGSGKPIDKGPPILAEDYLDIQGQPINPWSRIYPEEMIQTGITAIDVMNSIARGQKIPIFSAAGLPHNDIAAQICRQAGLVKIPGKSVLDDHEDNFAIVFAAMGVNMETARFFKQDFEENGSMENVCLFLNLANDPTIERIITPRLALTAAEFLAYQCEKHVLVILTDMSSYAEALREVSAAREEVPGRRGFPGYMYTDLATIYERAGRVEGRNGSITQIPILTMPNDDITHPIPDLTGYITEGQIYVDRQLHNRQIYPPINVLPSLSRLMKSAIGEGMTRKDHSDVSNQLYACYAIGKDVQAMKAVVGEEALTPDDLLYLEFLTKFEKNFITQGNYENRTVFESLDIGWQLLRIFPKEMLKRIPASTLAEFYPRDSRH; from the exons ATGGCTTCGACGATATCGGCAAGACAGGCTAACAGAGAACATGTTTTGGCCGTATCCAGAGACTTCATATCCCAACCAAGACTCA CTTACAAAACTGTATCTGGTGTCAACGGTCCACTAGTAATCCTCGAAGATGTCAAATTTCCTAAGTTCAACGAAATTGTCCAACTCAGATTATCTGACGGAAGTTTAAGATCAGGTCAAGTACTTGAAGTCAGCGGTTCCAAGGCTGTAGTACAAGTATTCGAAGGTACATCAGGTATCGATGCCAAACACACTGTCTGTGAGTTCACAGGAGATATTCTCAGAACTCCAGTCTCTGAGGATATGTTGGGAAGAGTATTCAACGGCTCTGGAAAACCTATTGACAAAG GTCCCCCAATTCTGGCTGAAGACTACCTAGATATTCAAGGACAACCCATCAACCCATGGTCCCGTATCTACCCAGAGGAAATGATCCAAACTGGTATCACTGCCATCGATGTGATGAACTCGATTGCCCGTGGTCAGAAGATTCCCATTTTCTCAGCTGCTGGTCTGCCACATAACGATATTGCTGCCCAAATTTGTAGGCAAGCCGGTCTTGTCAAAATCCCAGGCAAATCAGTTTTGGATGACCACGAAGACAACTTTGCCATCGTGTTCGCTGCTATGGGTGTTAACATGGAGACTGCTAG ATTCTTCAAACAAGATTTCGAAGAAAATGGTTCTATGGAAAACGTATGTTTGTTCTTGAACTTGGCTAACGATCCAACCATCGAAAGAATCATCACCCCACGTCTTGCTCTAACAGCCGCTGAATTCTTGGCTTACCAGTGCGAAAAACACGTGTTAGTCATTTTAACTGACATGTCTTCATACGCTGAAGCTTTGCGTGAG GTATCTGCCGCCAGAGAGGAAGTACCCGGTCGTCGTGGTTTCCCCGGTTACATGTACACCGATTTGGCCACCATCTACGAACGTGCCGGTCGTGTCGAAGGCCGTAACGGTTCCATCACTCAAATCCCCATCTTGACTATGCCTAACGACGATATTACTCACCCTATTCCCGATTTGACAGGTTATATTACCGAAGGACAGATCTACGTCGACCGTCAATTGCACAACAGGCAGATCTACCCACCAATTAACGTACTGCCATCTCTCTCACGTTTGATGAAGTCTGCTATCGGCGAAGGTATGACCAGGAAGGACCACTCTGACGTTTCTAACCAATTG TATGCTTGTTATGCTATCGGTAAGGACGTCCAGGCCATGAAAGCCGTAGTAGGTGAAGAAGCTCTAACACCCGACGATCTTCTCTACCTCGAGTTCCTAACGAAATTCGAAAAGAACTTCATCACCCAAGGAAACTACGAAAACCGCACCGTCTTCGAGTCTTTGGACATCGGCTGGCAACTACTCCGTATCTTCCCTAAGGAAATGTTGAAACGTATCCCTGCAAGCACATTGGCGGAATTCTATCCAAGAGACTCTCGTCACTAG